The Flavobacterium marginilacus genome window below encodes:
- a CDS encoding DEAD/DEAH box helicase, with protein sequence MKLKKINQVLQEALIDSGLTEANDMQKETFSTIKSGADAIIVSSKGSGKSTTIVLNVIQQLVCEGEESPRALIIVEDKAKVLAMEELFENLGKFTNLRVYGVHEKGDMDYDKNYISAGIDVLIGTPAKLSDMFSTAGYNVNRLRMFILDDADSILKLRHEPKIMRISNSIAKTQRIIFTDQLTERIEILAEKMLVEPYVFDFEEEYDEDEDDFDEEESVFHDIDDFEEEDEEIDDNEEE encoded by the coding sequence ATGAAATTAAAAAAAATAAACCAAGTATTGCAGGAAGCCTTAATCGATAGCGGGCTCACAGAAGCAAACGATATGCAGAAAGAAACTTTTTCAACTATAAAAAGCGGTGCAGATGCAATTATTGTTTCTTCAAAGGGTTCAGGAAAATCAACAACTATTGTATTGAATGTTATCCAGCAGCTGGTTTGTGAAGGTGAAGAGTCGCCTCGTGCTTTAATTATTGTAGAAGATAAAGCTAAGGTTCTCGCAATGGAAGAGCTTTTTGAAAATCTTGGAAAATTCACTAATTTGAGAGTTTATGGTGTTCATGAAAAAGGAGATATGGATTATGATAAAAACTATATTTCAGCAGGGATTGATGTGCTTATAGGAACTCCTGCTAAATTAAGTGATATGTTTTCTACTGCCGGTTATAATGTAAACCGATTAAGAATGTTTATACTTGATGATGCCGATTCTATTTTGAAACTCCGCCATGAACCAAAAATAATGCGGATATCAAATAGCATTGCCAAAACGCAGCGTATCATTTTTACCGATCAGTTAACGGAAAGAATTGAAATTTTGGCCGAAAAAATGCTGGTTGAGCCTTATGTTTTTGATTTTGAAGAGGAATATGACGAAGATGAAGATGATTTCGATGAGGAGGAATCTGTATTTCATGATATTGATGATTTTGAAGAAGAAGATGAGGAAATTGATGATAATGAAGAAGAATAG
- a CDS encoding sigma-54-dependent transcriptional regulator gives MSKILIIEDEEAIRRVLAKILCEENESYEVDVAEDGVIGFGKIKENDYDLVLCDIKMPKMDGVELLEAVKKIDTEVPIVMISGHGDMETAINTMRLGAFDYISKPPDLNRLLNTVRNALDRKKLAVENKILKKKVSKKYEIIGDCEPINLVKIMIDKVAPTDARVLITGPNGTGKELVAHQLHDKSERSAAPMVEVNCAAIPSELIESELFGHVKGAFTSAVKDRAGKFEAANKGTIFLDEIGDMSLSAQAKVLRALQEGIITRVGADSDIKIDVRVIAATNKDLKVEIAEGRFREDLYHRLAVILIKVPSLNDRRADIPALIEHFASKIAGEQGNAVKHFSADAVRQLQEYDWTGNIRELRNVIERLIILGGNEISESDVNAFASK, from the coding sequence ATGAGTAAAATACTGATTATTGAAGACGAAGAAGCAATCAGGAGAGTGTTAGCCAAAATACTCTGTGAAGAAAATGAGTCTTATGAAGTTGATGTCGCCGAAGATGGTGTTATAGGGTTTGGAAAAATAAAAGAAAACGACTATGATTTGGTTTTATGCGACATAAAAATGCCAAAAATGGACGGCGTAGAATTGCTGGAAGCGGTAAAAAAGATTGATACTGAAGTTCCTATCGTAATGATTTCAGGTCATGGAGATATGGAAACGGCGATTAATACGATGCGCCTTGGGGCATTTGACTATATCTCAAAACCGCCGGATTTAAACCGCCTGCTGAATACAGTCCGAAATGCTTTGGACAGGAAAAAACTGGCTGTCGAAAATAAAATTTTAAAAAAGAAAGTCAGTAAAAAATACGAAATAATTGGAGACTGCGAACCTATCAATCTAGTAAAAATAATGATTGATAAAGTCGCTCCCACCGATGCAAGAGTTTTGATTACCGGACCAAATGGAACAGGAAAGGAATTAGTCGCTCATCAGCTGCACGATAAAAGTGAACGTTCTGCTGCTCCTATGGTCGAAGTGAATTGTGCTGCGATACCTAGTGAATTGATTGAAAGCGAATTGTTCGGGCATGTAAAAGGTGCTTTTACATCGGCAGTGAAAGATCGTGCTGGGAAATTTGAAGCAGCAAACAAAGGAACTATTTTCTTAGATGAAATTGGTGATATGAGTCTGTCGGCTCAGGCCAAAGTTCTGAGGGCTTTGCAGGAAGGAATCATTACACGCGTGGGAGCTGACAGCGATATAAAAATTGATGTCCGTGTGATTGCTGCCACCAATAAAGATTTAAAAGTTGAAATAGCAGAAGGCCGATTTAGAGAAGATTTATATCATCGTTTGGCAGTTATTCTCATTAAAGTGCCTTCCTTAAATGACAGAAGGGCTGATATTCCGGCACTGATAGAGCATTTTGCTTCCAAAATTGCCGGTGAACAGGGAAATGCAGTTAAACACTTCTCTGCCGATGCAGTCCGTCAGCTGCAGGAATACGACTGGACAGGTAATATTCGTGAATTAAGAAACGTGATTGAACGCTTGATAATCCTTGGAGGAAACGAAATTTCTGAAAGTGATGTTAACGCTTTCGCAAGCAAATAA
- a CDS encoding ABC transporter permease codes for MSIISLIIKREFIAKVRNKSFIVMTFLSPLLFVAITAFITYLSSMKPDTKLIAIHDESGLFVNEFMALNNKNGDYKYLDLSKIDIQFLKDSIVKENFEALLYVPKTVNSKELETKIQLVSNESPSIGFIESTQGIIADKLTKNNLELAHLDTLAIRKAKAQVVFKLSKASGEESLRGLNEIKIGIGGAFGYLIMMFIIIYGNMVMRSVIEEKTNRIVEIIISSVKPFQLMMGKIIGTSLAGLLQFLIWTVIGLSLMFAASAFFGVNIGPTSRVSPEIMHAAQQELTGTAQMYIKEIWNLPIAGILIGFVVYFIGGYFLYSSFYAAIGAAVDNQTDSQQFLLPIIMPLMLSVYIGFFTVINNPHGTVAVVFSMIPLTSPIVMLMRIPFGVPWWQIAISVSLLFGTFFGVVWFAAKIYRVGILMYGKKPSWKELYKWLKY; via the coding sequence ATGAGTATTATATCATTAATTATAAAAAGAGAGTTTATAGCCAAGGTACGCAATAAGTCGTTTATTGTGATGACATTTTTAAGTCCTTTGCTGTTTGTTGCAATTACTGCTTTTATTACGTATTTAAGTTCCATGAAGCCAGATACTAAACTTATTGCGATTCATGACGAATCGGGTTTGTTTGTTAATGAGTTTATGGCATTAAATAATAAAAATGGTGATTATAAATACTTGGATTTATCTAAAATAGACATCCAGTTTTTGAAAGACAGTATTGTTAAAGAAAATTTTGAAGCCTTGCTGTATGTTCCTAAAACGGTTAATAGCAAAGAGCTGGAAACTAAAATTCAGCTGGTTTCTAATGAAAGCCCAAGTATTGGCTTTATCGAAAGTACACAAGGAATTATTGCAGACAAGTTAACCAAGAATAATCTGGAATTAGCACATTTGGATACTTTAGCAATTAGAAAAGCCAAAGCTCAAGTGGTTTTTAAATTATCAAAAGCCTCTGGCGAAGAAAGTCTTAGAGGACTTAATGAAATTAAAATTGGAATAGGAGGGGCTTTTGGTTATCTTATTATGATGTTTATTATTATTTATGGGAATATGGTGATGCGGAGCGTGATCGAAGAGAAAACCAACCGTATTGTTGAAATTATAATATCTTCGGTTAAACCTTTCCAATTGATGATGGGAAAAATAATAGGAACTTCATTGGCTGGATTACTGCAGTTTTTGATTTGGACTGTAATTGGTTTGTCATTAATGTTTGCAGCTTCGGCTTTTTTTGGAGTAAATATTGGTCCCACATCTAGGGTTTCTCCAGAAATCATGCACGCAGCACAACAGGAATTGACCGGTACTGCCCAAATGTATATTAAAGAAATATGGAATCTTCCTATTGCCGGCATCCTGATTGGTTTTGTTGTGTATTTTATTGGAGGTTATTTTTTGTATAGTTCTTTTTACGCAGCGATTGGTGCCGCAGTTGATAATCAGACAGATTCACAGCAGTTCCTTTTACCGATTATAATGCCGTTGATGCTGAGTGTTTATATTGGTTTTTTTACAGTAATAAATAATCCTCACGGGACAGTTGCCGTGGTTTTTTCAATGATTCCTCTGACATCTCCTATAGTGATGCTGATGCGTATTCCTTTTGGTGTGCCATGGTGGCAGATTGCAATTTCCGTATCTTTGTTATTCGGTACATTTTTTGGCGTGGTTTGGTTTGCTGCCAAGATTTACCGTGTTGGAATTTTGATGTATGGCAAAAAACCAAGCTGGAAAGAGTTATATAAATGGCTTAAATATTAG